From the genome of Hyperolius riggenbachi isolate aHypRig1 chromosome 9, aHypRig1.pri, whole genome shotgun sequence, one region includes:
- the LOC137532496 gene encoding speedy protein E4-like — translation MSARQDTERANTISFSPSDSQDGSVMTDGSGSSPDSDFAVPAVPIYYAPVPTANESFTIHTLSMAQVAEALDGVDETSPSPTSDLTAPAAAVPSNPAQLLDRPAETPTPPGKVVSESESASTLRTPETPSPIVSSESPSSLSTHESPSPIVSSESPSSLRTQEPPDPFRTPDNPIRIRQRGPRIPSPLITPGNEHVPYRSVKWEGVTDTDQPARARPSDSQKPVTITREMRRAFHKLLDDRAIEIFLQHDGCKRVSDKYLLAMVLVYFSRAGLSIAEYNIRNFYAALFLANQMEEDIPFYYSIFLFADWYFSSEEDFKEATKTLFRRMRFRAWVSREECRHVMKRLSHRGWRRKRMDHHGLAHRDFRITTEECTAMEPGSGYVCDQCSRSRPRSWCCIMQ, via the exons ATGAGTGCCAGACAAGACACCGAGAG AGCAAACACCATCAGCTTCTCTCCCTCTGATTCCCAGGATGGGAGCGTCATGACTGATGGGTCTGGATCCTCCCCAGACTCTGACTTTGCAGTGCCTGCAGTGCCTATCTATTATGCACCTGTGCCAACTGCAAATGAGAGTTTCACCATCCACACACTCTCCATGGCACAGGTTGCAGAGGCCTTGGATGGGGTTGATGAAACATCTCCATCACCCACCAGTGATCTGACTGCACCAGCTGCAGCAGTCCCATCCAACCCTGCACAGCTTTTAGATAGGCCTGCAGAGACACCTACACCACCAGGCAAAGTCGTTTCTGAATCTGAGTCTGCCAGCACACTCAGAACACCTGAGACTCCGAGTCCCATTGTGTCATCTGAGTCTCCCAGCTCACTCAGTACACATGAGTCTCCGAGTCCCATTGTGTCATCTGAGTCTCCCAGCTCACTCAGAACACAGGAGCCTCCAGACCCATTCAGAACACCTGACAATCCCATCCGAATCAGACAGAGAGGACCTCGCATTCCCTCTCCACTCATCACTCCTGGAAACGAGCATGTGCCGTACAGGAGTGTTAAGTGGGAGGGTGTGACAGACACCGACCAACCAGCCAGAGCCCGTCCATCCGATTCTCAGAAGCCAGTCACCATCACAAGAGAGATGAGGAGAGCCTTCCACAAGCTCCTTG ATGACCGCGCCATTGAAATCTTCCTGCAACATGATGGATGCAAAAGAGTGTCAGACAAG TACCTGCTTGCCATGGTGCTCGTCTACTTCAGCAGAGCTGGCCTTTCCATTGCCGAATACAACATCCGGAACTTCTACGCTGCTCT gttcctggccaacCAGATGGAAGAAGACATCCCTTTCTATTACTCCATCTTCCTGTTCGCCGACTGGTACTTCAGCAGCGAAGAAGACTTCAAGGAGGCTACGAAGACCCTCTTTAGACGGATGAGATTCCGGGCCTGGGTCAGTCGTGAGGAGTGCCGccat GTCATGAAGAGACTGAGTCATCGGGGATGGAGAAGAAAGAGAATGGACCATCATGGCCTGGCCCATCGGGATTTCAGGATCACCACAGaggaatgcactgctatggaaccaGGGAGCGGATATGTCTGTGACCAGTGTTCTAGGTCCAGGCCCCGCTCCTGGTGTTGCATCATGCAGTGA